From a region of the Listeria monocytogenes ATCC 19117 genome:
- the folK gene encoding 2-amino-4-hydroxy-6-hydroxymethyldihydropteridine diphosphokinase has translation MAKAFLSIGTNLGERLENLNDALSGLAASDKIKITNVSSVYETDAVGYEDQAAFLNIAVEIETDFPPVDLLDFCLALELELGRVRLFKWGPRLIDIDVLLYDDVKIDTEKLKIPHPYMKERAFVLIPLIEISPEKSNLVDNPAILEEQGVRKIKNQVNW, from the coding sequence ATGGCTAAGGCGTTTCTATCAATTGGTACAAACCTTGGCGAACGTTTAGAAAATTTAAATGACGCACTAAGTGGTTTAGCTGCTTCAGATAAAATTAAAATTACCAACGTATCTAGTGTATACGAAACAGACGCAGTAGGTTACGAAGATCAAGCGGCATTTTTAAATATCGCTGTAGAAATTGAAACGGACTTTCCGCCAGTTGATTTACTAGATTTTTGCCTTGCGCTCGAACTTGAATTGGGGCGAGTTCGATTATTTAAGTGGGGTCCGCGACTCATTGATATCGATGTTTTATTATATGATGATGTTAAAATCGATACAGAAAAGCTGAAAATCCCACATCCTTATATGAAAGAACGCGCTTTTGTGCTGATTCCATTAATAGAGATTTCACCAGAAAAAAGCAATCTTGTAGATAATCCAGCCATTTTGGAAGAACAAGGTGTTCGGAAAATAAAAAATCAAGTCAACTGGTAA
- the dusB gene encoding tRNA dihydrouridine synthase DusB: MFKIGNVEIKNQVVVAPMAGISNSAFRLTVKEFGAGLVCCEMISDKGIAYRNAKTLDMLYIDEKEKPLSLQIFGGEKETLVEAAKFVAENTTADIIDINMGCPVNKIIKCEAGAKWLLDPNKVYDMVAAVVDAVDKPVTVKMRIGWDEEHVFAIENALAAERAGAAAVAMHGRTRVQMYEGSANWDVLRDVKRELKIPFMANGDVRTPEDAKRILEHTGADGVMIGRAALGNPWMIYRTVKFLETGELLPEPEPREKMQTAMLHLNRLVELKGENIAVREFRQHAAYYLKGARGSTRAKVAANQATKQSEMEAILNEFVLQYEEKALAKQD; the protein is encoded by the coding sequence ATGTTTAAAATAGGTAACGTAGAAATTAAAAACCAAGTAGTTGTGGCGCCAATGGCCGGTATATCCAATTCCGCATTCCGTTTAACGGTCAAAGAATTCGGAGCAGGTCTCGTTTGCTGTGAAATGATTAGCGACAAAGGAATCGCATACCGCAATGCTAAAACGCTTGATATGCTATATATTGATGAAAAAGAAAAACCATTGAGCTTACAAATTTTTGGTGGTGAGAAAGAAACGCTTGTAGAAGCTGCGAAATTCGTAGCTGAAAATACAACGGCAGATATTATTGATATTAATATGGGCTGTCCGGTAAACAAAATTATCAAATGTGAAGCTGGAGCGAAATGGCTACTTGATCCAAATAAAGTGTATGACATGGTAGCTGCTGTAGTGGACGCTGTTGATAAACCGGTAACAGTAAAAATGCGTATTGGTTGGGACGAAGAACATGTCTTTGCTATCGAAAATGCACTTGCTGCTGAACGTGCCGGAGCTGCAGCTGTTGCAATGCACGGCCGTACTCGTGTGCAAATGTACGAAGGTAGCGCGAACTGGGATGTGCTTAGAGACGTAAAACGCGAACTGAAAATCCCGTTCATGGCAAATGGGGACGTGAGAACACCAGAAGATGCCAAACGAATTTTAGAACATACTGGAGCAGATGGAGTAATGATTGGTCGAGCTGCACTTGGAAACCCATGGATGATTTATCGCACGGTGAAATTCCTAGAAACAGGCGAACTTCTTCCAGAACCAGAACCACGCGAAAAAATGCAAACTGCCATGCTTCACCTTAATCGCCTAGTCGAGCTAAAAGGAGAAAACATTGCAGTTCGCGAGTTTAGACAACACGCAGCTTATTATCTAAAAGGAGCTCGCGGAAGCACTCGCGCGAAAGTGGCTGCTAACCAAGCGACAAAACAATCAGAGATGGAAGCAATTTTAAATGAATTTGTTCTTCAATATGAAGAAAAAGCATTAGCGAAACAAGACTAA
- the folB gene encoding dihydroneopterin aldolase: MDKIYLNELVFYGYHGVLAEETKLGQTFRVSLILGLSTKKAGISDSVDDTVSYAEVYETVKEIVEGTPFKLIEALAEKIATEVLTGYPLLEEVTVKLIKPNPPIPGHYDSVAVEIERKKSDLNG, translated from the coding sequence TTGGATAAAATTTATTTAAATGAATTAGTGTTTTACGGATACCATGGAGTTTTGGCGGAAGAAACAAAACTAGGACAAACGTTTAGAGTATCGCTTATTCTCGGCCTTTCTACTAAAAAAGCAGGAATATCGGATAGCGTAGACGACACAGTCAGCTATGCAGAAGTTTATGAAACGGTAAAAGAAATAGTGGAAGGAACGCCATTCAAATTAATCGAGGCGCTTGCCGAAAAAATTGCAACGGAAGTTTTAACTGGTTATCCTCTATTAGAAGAAGTGACTGTAAAACTTATTAAACCAAATCCTCCGATTCCGGGACATTATGATTCTGTTGCAGTGGAAATTGAACGTAAAAAAAGTGATTTGAATGGCTAA
- the cysK gene encoding cysteine synthase A: MTIANSITDLIGKTPIVKLNRLPEAGSADVYVKLEFQNPGGSVKDRIANAMIESAEKSGALKPGDTIIEPTSGNTGIGLAMVAAAKGYQAIFVMPETMSLERRKLLQAYGAKLVLTPGPDGMKGAIAKAEELAKENNYFVPQQFHNPANPAVHEETTGPEIVEAFGKDGLDAFIAGVGTGGTVTGVGHVLKKNYPDVKIYALEPEESPVLSGGSPSPHKIQGIGAGFVPDTLDTKVYDGILKVSSEDALETAREVAKKEGILVGISSGATVKAALDLAKELGAGKKVLAIVASNGERYLSTPLYNFED; encoded by the coding sequence ATGACAATTGCAAATTCAATCACTGATTTAATTGGAAAGACACCTATTGTGAAACTTAATCGTTTACCAGAAGCAGGAAGCGCGGATGTATACGTAAAATTAGAATTCCAAAATCCAGGTGGCAGCGTAAAAGACCGTATTGCTAACGCGATGATCGAAAGCGCTGAAAAATCTGGTGCATTAAAACCAGGCGATACAATCATTGAGCCAACTAGTGGGAATACTGGTATCGGCCTAGCAATGGTAGCAGCAGCAAAAGGCTACCAAGCGATTTTCGTAATGCCAGAAACAATGAGCTTAGAACGTCGCAAATTACTTCAAGCTTACGGTGCAAAATTAGTTTTAACACCAGGTCCAGACGGCATGAAAGGCGCAATTGCTAAAGCGGAAGAGCTTGCAAAAGAAAATAACTATTTTGTTCCACAACAATTCCACAACCCAGCAAATCCAGCTGTCCATGAAGAAACAACTGGACCAGAAATCGTTGAAGCTTTCGGTAAAGATGGCTTAGATGCTTTCATCGCGGGAGTTGGAACAGGTGGAACAGTAACTGGTGTAGGACACGTACTTAAAAAGAACTACCCAGATGTTAAAATCTATGCTCTTGAACCAGAAGAATCCCCAGTACTTAGCGGTGGTTCTCCATCACCTCATAAAATCCAAGGTATCGGTGCAGGCTTCGTTCCGGATACATTAGATACAAAAGTGTATGACGGCATTCTAAAAGTTTCAAGTGAAGATGCTCTAGAAACAGCACGTGAAGTAGCGAAAAAAGAAGGTATCTTAGTAGGTATTTCTTCCGGAGCAACTGTTAAAGCAGCTCTAGACCTTGCAAAAGAACTTGGTGCTGGCAAAAAAGTACTAGCAATCGTTGCAAGTAACGGCGAACGCTACCTAAGCACACCTCTTTATAATTTTGAAGATTAA
- the hslO gene encoding Hsp33 family molecular chaperone HslO has translation MSDYLVKALAYDGMARVYAAVTTETIKEAQRRHDTWSVSSAALGRTMTGTLFLGAMQKEDQKITVKIEGDGPIGPIVADSNAQGQIRGYVTNPHVHFSELNEAGKLDVRRGVGTSGMLSVVKDLGFGENFTGQTPIVSGEIGEDFTYYLATSEQINSSVGVGVLVNPDDTIEAAGGFMLQLLPGATDEIIDEIEKNLTALPTVSRMIEAGETPESILAKLAGGEDKLQILEKIPVSFECNCSKERFGSAIISLGKEEIRSMIEEDHGAEAECHFCRNTYDFSEEELEKLYEEAK, from the coding sequence ATGAGTGATTATTTAGTTAAAGCGTTAGCCTACGATGGCATGGCGCGTGTATATGCAGCAGTAACAACCGAAACAATCAAAGAAGCACAAAGAAGACATGATACATGGTCCGTCTCATCCGCCGCACTTGGTAGAACGATGACAGGAACACTTTTCCTTGGAGCAATGCAAAAAGAAGACCAAAAAATAACTGTAAAAATCGAAGGCGACGGCCCAATCGGTCCAATCGTAGCTGATAGTAACGCGCAAGGTCAAATCAGAGGATACGTAACAAATCCACACGTTCACTTCAGCGAACTAAATGAAGCTGGAAAACTTGACGTCCGCCGCGGCGTTGGAACATCCGGAATGCTTTCAGTTGTAAAAGATTTAGGCTTTGGAGAAAATTTCACCGGACAAACGCCAATTGTTTCAGGTGAAATTGGTGAAGATTTTACGTATTACCTAGCAACATCTGAACAAATCAATTCCTCCGTTGGTGTAGGAGTACTTGTTAACCCAGATGATACAATCGAAGCAGCTGGCGGTTTCATGTTGCAATTACTCCCTGGTGCGACAGATGAAATCATTGATGAAATCGAAAAAAATCTGACGGCTCTACCAACAGTTTCTAGAATGATTGAAGCGGGCGAAACTCCTGAATCGATTTTAGCTAAACTTGCAGGCGGCGAAGATAAACTACAAATCTTAGAAAAAATCCCCGTTTCCTTTGAATGTAACTGCTCCAAAGAACGCTTTGGCAGTGCAATAATTTCACTTGGAAAAGAAGAAATTCGTTCCATGATAGAAGAGGATCACGGCGCAGAAGCAGAATGTCATTTTTGTCGTAACACTTACGATTTTTCAGAAGAAGAATTAGAAAAACTATACGAAGAAGCTAAATAA
- the lysS gene encoding lysine--tRNA ligase, producing the protein MSNENHEELNDQLIVRREKVDTLREEGIDPFGEKFIRSISPEEIETKFADKSKEELEEAAIEVSVAGRIMTKRVKGKVGFTHIQDRFHQLQIYIRKDAIGEDAYAVFKLADLGDIIGIKGTIFRTNTGELSVKATEFTLLSKSLRPLPDKYHGLKDVEQRYRQRYLDLITNEESQNRFVMRSKILKYTRDYMDNQGFLEVETPVLHTIAGGAAAKPFITHHNALDMELYLRIALELHLKRLIVGGMDKVYEIGRVFRNEGTSTRHNPEFTMLESYAAYEDYEDVMDLVEGLVSTVCKQVNGTTEITYGEYNVDLTPNWRRIHMADAVKEYVGVDFWNVTSDEEARELAKKHNVPVTEHMTYGHILNEFFETYVEEKLIQPTFVYGHPVEISPLAKKNKEDDRFTDRFELFIVGREHANAFSELNDPIDQRERFEAQMKEREQGNDEAHGMDADFLEALEYGLPPTGGLGIGIDRLVMLLTDAPSIRDILLFPTMKHRD; encoded by the coding sequence ATGAGTAACGAGAATCATGAAGAACTAAATGACCAACTCATCGTCCGTCGCGAAAAAGTGGACACATTGCGCGAAGAAGGCATAGATCCTTTTGGCGAAAAATTCATCCGTTCCATCAGCCCGGAAGAAATTGAAACAAAATTCGCTGATAAATCAAAAGAAGAACTTGAAGAAGCTGCTATTGAAGTTTCTGTAGCAGGTCGTATTATGACGAAACGTGTGAAAGGTAAAGTAGGTTTCACACATATTCAAGACCGTTTCCATCAATTACAAATCTATATCCGTAAAGATGCAATTGGCGAAGATGCTTATGCAGTCTTCAAATTAGCGGATCTAGGTGACATTATTGGTATAAAAGGGACTATTTTCCGTACTAATACAGGTGAACTTTCTGTTAAAGCAACGGAATTCACTTTGCTTTCCAAATCATTACGTCCACTTCCTGATAAATATCATGGCTTAAAAGACGTAGAACAACGCTATCGTCAACGCTATTTAGACTTAATTACAAACGAAGAAAGCCAAAATCGTTTTGTGATGCGCAGTAAAATCTTGAAATACACTCGTGATTACATGGATAATCAAGGATTCCTAGAAGTAGAAACTCCAGTGCTTCATACAATTGCTGGTGGTGCTGCTGCAAAACCATTTATTACGCACCATAATGCACTTGATATGGAATTATATTTACGAATTGCTTTAGAACTACACTTAAAACGCCTAATCGTTGGTGGGATGGATAAAGTATACGAAATCGGCCGCGTTTTCCGTAATGAAGGAACCTCCACGCGTCATAACCCAGAATTTACAATGTTAGAATCCTATGCAGCATACGAAGATTACGAAGATGTTATGGATTTGGTAGAAGGTTTAGTATCTACAGTATGCAAACAAGTAAATGGAACAACAGAAATAACATACGGTGAATACAATGTAGATCTAACTCCAAACTGGCGCCGTATCCACATGGCAGATGCTGTAAAAGAATATGTCGGAGTGGATTTCTGGAACGTAACTTCCGATGAAGAAGCACGCGAACTAGCTAAAAAACATAATGTGCCAGTAACGGAGCACATGACATACGGGCACATTCTTAATGAGTTTTTTGAAACATACGTAGAAGAAAAGCTTATTCAACCAACCTTTGTTTACGGACATCCGGTGGAAATTTCACCATTAGCGAAGAAAAACAAAGAAGATGACCGTTTTACTGACCGTTTTGAATTATTTATCGTTGGTCGTGAACATGCAAATGCATTCTCGGAATTAAACGATCCAATTGATCAAAGAGAGCGTTTTGAAGCGCAAATGAAAGAACGTGAGCAAGGTAATGATGAAGCGCACGGAATGGATGCAGATTTCCTTGAAGCTTTAGAATACGGTCTACCGCCGACTGGTGGACTTGGAATAGGTATCGATCGTCTAGTAATGCTATTAACAGATGCCCCGTCTATTCGTGATATCCTATTATTCCCAACTATGAAACACCGCGACTAA
- a CDS encoding type III pantothenate kinase gives MILVIDVGNTNCTVGVYEKQKLLKHWRMTTDRHRTSDELGMTVLNFFSYANLTPSDIQGIIISSVVPPIMHAMETMCVRYFNIRPLIVGPGIKTGLNLKVDNPREIGSDRIVNAVAASEEYGTPVIVVDFGTATTFCYIDESGVYQGGAIAPGIMISTEALYNRAAKLPRVDIAESNQIIGKSTVASMQAGIFYGFVGQCEGIIAEIKKQSNASPVVVATGGLARMITEKSSAVDILDPFLTLKGLELLYRRNKPTTEK, from the coding sequence ATGATACTTGTAATAGACGTTGGAAATACTAACTGTACTGTCGGAGTTTATGAAAAACAAAAACTTCTGAAACATTGGCGCATGACAACAGATCGTCACCGCACATCCGATGAATTAGGAATGACAGTCTTGAACTTTTTTTCTTATGCGAATTTAACTCCTTCTGATATTCAAGGAATTATTATTTCGTCCGTCGTTCCACCGATTATGCACGCAATGGAAACAATGTGCGTACGCTATTTTAATATCCGACCATTAATCGTTGGTCCAGGAATAAAAACCGGCTTAAACCTCAAAGTCGATAATCCTCGCGAAATCGGATCTGACCGAATCGTAAACGCCGTAGCAGCATCAGAAGAATACGGGACACCGGTTATCGTAGTCGATTTTGGCACTGCGACCACATTTTGCTATATCGATGAATCAGGGGTATACCAAGGTGGCGCCATCGCTCCAGGGATTATGATTTCGACCGAAGCTCTATACAACCGCGCTGCTAAACTACCACGCGTAGATATTGCTGAATCAAACCAAATCATCGGCAAATCCACCGTGGCATCCATGCAAGCGGGCATCTTTTATGGTTTCGTCGGCCAATGCGAAGGGATTATCGCAGAAATCAAAAAACAATCCAACGCAAGCCCAGTAGTAGTTGCAACAGGCGGGCTCGCTCGGATGATAACAGAAAAATCTTCTGCAGTAGATATTTTAGATCCATTTTTAACATTAAAAGGTCTAGAACTTCTATATAGAAGAAACAAACCAACTACAGAAAAATAA
- the folP gene encoding dihydropteroate synthase produces the protein MKKWKRDHLGMVMGILNVTPDSFSDGGKYMQVEEAVARALQMAEDGAAIIDVGGISTRPGFSEVTPEEELNRIIPVIKAVRTKLPDIWISVDTWRAEVAEKAILAGVNMINDQWGAKKEPKIAEVAAKYNVPICLMHNRENTQYDNFLEDVKKDLLESVAIAKAASVPDEHIILDPGFGFVKTPAQNLEVLRRIDEIVALGYEVLLGTSRKSTIGLVLGTTPEDRMEGTGATTVYGFSKGCTITRVHDVLPIARMVRMTDAITGKLDITKL, from the coding sequence TTGAAGAAGTGGAAAAGGGATCACTTAGGTATGGTCATGGGGATACTGAATGTTACGCCAGACTCTTTTTCGGATGGCGGGAAATATATGCAAGTGGAAGAAGCTGTGGCTCGAGCGTTACAAATGGCAGAAGATGGAGCAGCAATTATTGACGTTGGTGGAATATCTACTCGGCCTGGTTTTTCAGAGGTAACGCCTGAGGAAGAACTTAATCGAATTATTCCTGTCATTAAAGCTGTTAGGACAAAACTTCCGGATATATGGATTTCTGTTGATACTTGGCGTGCCGAAGTGGCTGAAAAAGCTATTTTAGCAGGAGTTAATATGATAAATGATCAATGGGGTGCCAAAAAAGAACCGAAAATTGCGGAAGTAGCTGCGAAATATAACGTGCCAATTTGTTTGATGCACAACCGAGAAAACACGCAATACGATAATTTTCTGGAAGATGTGAAGAAAGACTTATTAGAAAGTGTTGCAATTGCTAAAGCGGCATCCGTGCCAGATGAACATATTATTCTTGATCCGGGTTTCGGTTTTGTTAAGACGCCTGCGCAGAATTTAGAAGTGTTACGACGCATTGATGAGATAGTGGCGCTTGGTTACGAGGTTTTACTTGGTACGAGTAGAAAGTCGACAATTGGTCTCGTCTTAGGAACTACTCCAGAGGATAGAATGGAAGGAACTGGAGCAACTACAGTTTACGGATTTTCGAAAGGTTGCACAATTACTCGTGTACACGATGTACTTCCCATTGCGCGCATGGTACGAATGACAGATGCGATTACTGGCAAATTAGATATTACAAAATTATAA